A region of Scylla paramamosain isolate STU-SP2022 chromosome 25, ASM3559412v1, whole genome shotgun sequence DNA encodes the following proteins:
- the LOC135113310 gene encoding cuticle protein 21-like translates to MALKLVLLPALVAVALADTTSYRPLPPSPAPIYSARAPSYNAPAPSYNAPEPVSPPKYDFSWNVKDDYSSNDNGHQETRDGYDTQGSYYVQLPDGRLQEVTYTVNGDSGFVAQVNYQGEAQYPTQQGYGSAPSYQAPAPSYRQPRPSYA, encoded by the exons ATGGCCCTCAag ctcGTCCTCCTGCCCGCCCTCGTGGCAGTCGCCCTCGCCGACACGACTTCCTATAGGccgcttcctccctctcctgcccccATCTACAGCGCCCGCGCCCCATCCTATAACGCCCCCGCGCCATCCTACAATGCACCCGAGCCAGTG AGTCCCCCTAAGTATGACTTCAGCTGGAACGTCAAGGACGACTATTCCAGCAACGACAATGGCCACCAGGAGACCCGCGACGGCTACGACACCCAGGGATCCTACTACGTGCAGCTGCCCGACGGCCGCCTGCAGGAGGTCACCTACACTGTCAACGGCGACTCAGGCTTCGTGGCCCAGGTCAACTACCAGGGAGAGGCACAGTACCCAACACAGCAGGGCTACGGCTCCGCACCTTCCTACCAGGCCCCCGCCCCGTCCTACCGGCAGCCCCGCCCGTCCTACGCGTAA
- the LOC135113311 gene encoding cuticle protein 8-like encodes MALKLVLLPALVAVALADTTSYRPLPPSPAPIYSARTPSYNAPAPSYNAPEPVSPPKYDFSWNVKDDYSSNDYGHQETRDGYNTQGSYYVQLPDGRLQEVTYTVNGDSGFVAQVNYQGEAQYPTQQGYGSAPSYQAPAPSYRQPRPSYA; translated from the exons ATGGCCCTCAag ctcGTCCTCCTGCCCGCCCTCGTGGCAGTCGCCCTCGCCGACACGACTTCCTATAGGccgcttcctccctctcctgcccccATCTACAGCGCCCGCACCCCATCCTATAACGCCCCCGCGCCATCCTACAATGCACCCGAGCCAGTG AGTCCCCCTAAGTATGACTTCAGCTGGAACGTCAAGGACGACTATTCCAGCAACGACTACGGCCACCAGGAGACCCGCGACGGCTACAACACCCAGGGATCCTACTACGTGCAGCTGCCCGACGGCCGCCTGCAGGAGGTCACCTACACTGTCAACGGCGACTCAGGCTTCGTGGCCCAGGTCAACTACCAGGGAGAGGCACAGTACCCAACACAGCAGGGCTACGGCTCCGCACCTTCCTACCAGGCCCCCGCCCCGTCCTACCGGCAGCCCCGCCCGTCCTACGCGTAA
- the LOC135113308 gene encoding cuticle protein 21-like, translating to MALKLVLLPALVAVALADTTFYRPLPPSPAPIYSARAPSYNAPAPSYNAPEPVSPPKYDFSWNVKDDYSSNDNGHQETRDGYDTQGSYYVQLPDGRLQEVTYTVNGDSGFVAQVNYQGEAQYPTQQGYGSAPSYQAPAPSYRQPRPSYA from the exons ATGGCCCTCAag ctcGTCCTCCTGCCCGCCCTCGTGGCAGTCGCCCTCGCCGACACGACTTTCTATAGGccgcttcctccctctcctgcccccATCTACAGCGCCCGCGCCCCATCCTATAACGCCCCCGCGCCATCCTACAATGCACCCGAGCCAGTG AGTCCCCCTAAGTATGACTTCAGCTGGAACGTCAAGGACGACTATTCCAGCAACGACAATGGCCACCAGGAGACCCGCGACGGCTACGACACCCAGGGATCCTACTACGTGCAGCTGCCCGACGGCCGCCTGCAGGAGGTCACCTACACTGTCAACGGCGACTCAGGCTTCGTGGCCCAGGTCAACTACCAGGGAGAGGCACAGTACCCAACACAGCAGGGCTACGGCTCCGCACCTTCCTACCAGGCCCCCGCCCCGTCCTACCGGCAGCCCCGCCCGTCCTACGCGTAA
- the LOC135113309 gene encoding cuticle protein 21-like, translating into MALKLVLLPALVAVALADTTSYRPLPPSPAPIYSARTPSYNAPAPSYNAPEPVSPPKYDFSWNVKDDYSSNDNGHQETRDGYDTQGSYYVQLPDGRLQEVTYTVNGDSGFVAQVNYQGEAQYPTQQGYGSAPSYQAPAPSYRQPRPSYA; encoded by the exons ATGGCCCTCAag ctcGTCCTCCTGCCCGCCCTCGTGGCAGTCGCCCTCGCCGACACGACTTCCTATAGGccgcttcctccctctcctgcccccATCTACAGCGCCCGCACCCCATCCTATAACGCCCCCGCGCCATCCTACAATGCACCCGAGCCAGTG AGTCCCCCTAAGTATGACTTCAGCTGGAACGTCAAGGACGACTATTCCAGCAACGACAATGGCCACCAGGAGACCCGCGACGGCTACGACACCCAGGGATCCTACTACGTGCAGCTGCCCGACGGCCGCCTGCAGGAGGTCACCTACACTGTCAACGGCGACTCAGGCTTCGTGGCCCAGGTCAACTACCAGGGAGAGGCACAGTACCCAACACAGCAGGGCTACGGCTCCGCACCTTCCTACCAGGCACCCGCCCCGTCCTACCGGCAGCCCCGCCCGTCCTACGCGTAA
- the LOC135113307 gene encoding cuticle protein 21-like, producing MALKLVLLPALVAVALADTTLYRPLPPSPAPIYSARAPSYNAPAPSYNAPEPVSPPKYDFSWNVKDDYSSNDNGHQETRDGYDTQGSYYVQLPDGRLQEVTYTVNGDSGFVAQVNYQGEAQYPTQQGYGSAPSYQAPAPSYRQPRPSYA from the exons ATGGCCCTCAag ctcGTCCTCCTGCCCGCCCTCGTGGCAGTCGCCCTCGCCGACACGACTTTATATAGGccgcttcctccctctcctgcccccATCTACAGCGCCCGCGCCCCATCCTATAACGCCCCCGCGCCATCCTACAATGCACCCGAGCCAGTG AGTCCCCCTAAGTATGACTTCAGCTGGAACGTCAAGGACGACTATTCCAGCAACGACAATGGCCACCAGGAGACCCGCGACGGCTACGACACCCAGGGATCCTACTACGTGCAGCTGCCCGACGGCCGCCTGCAGGAGGTCACCTACACTGTCAACGGCGACTCAGGCTTCGTGGCCCAGGTCAACTACCAGGGAGAGGCACAGTACCCAACACAGCAGGGCTACGGCTCCGCACCTTCCTACCAGGCCCCCGCCCCGTCCTACCGGCAGCCCCGCCCGTCCTACGCGTAA